The Candidatus Nitrosotenuis cloacae DNA window AGTCCAATGTCGGTAAGCGGGTGTTTGAGCATCTTTCCTAGCACGTCTGGCGGAAGCGTGACTACATCAGCGCCGATCTTTGCTGCGTCGACTACATGCATCGGGTGTCTGACGCTTGCGACAAGAATCTGAGTTTTGAAGTCGTAATTTGAGAATATTTCTTTTATCTCAGCAATGAGGCTCATGCCGTCTTGGCCTATGTCGTCCAATCTCCCGATAAACGGGCTGACATATTTTGCCCCCGCCTTTGCGGCAAGGAGCGCCTGATTTGGAGAAAACACAAGTGTGACATTTACTGGAATTCCTTCCTGTGAGAAGCTCTTGCATGCCTTTAGCCCGTCTGCAGTCATTGGAACTTTGATGACGACGTTCTGCCCGTATTTTTTGAGCTTGTGACCCTCCTCCATCATTCCGGAATAATCCGTGGCGACGACCTCGAGGCTTACGTCGCCTTTAATGATTTTTGTAATCTCCTCCATTGCCTTTTGGGGATCCCCGCCCTCCTTTGCTAGCAGCGATGGGTTTGTCGTGATTCCGTCAAGCAGCCCCATGTCGTTGTACATTCTAATTGATTGCAAATTTGCAGTGTCTAAGAAGATCTTCATTGCCTTTTCCTGCCTATCGTCTCCTTTACGGCTTTTGCTATATTAATTGATGTAAGGCCGTGCTTTTCTAGCAGCAGTGGAATCTCAGAGTCACGTGCGGACTCGCCGAATCGGTCCTGCACACCCACACGCTTGATTGGTACTGGGTATGTTTCAGATACCACCTCAGATACTGCAGAGCCAAAGCCGCCCATCACGTTGTGTTCTTCGCATGTGACAATGCACCCAGTCTCCCTTGCTGATCTTTCAAGCAGTGCCGCATCGATTGGCTTTATTGAGAACATGTCAATG harbors:
- the fsa gene encoding fructose-6-phosphate aldolase — encoded protein: MKIFLDTANLQSIRMYNDMGLLDGITTNPSLLAKEGGDPQKAMEEITKIIKGDVSLEVVATDYSGMMEEGHKLKKYGQNVVIKVPMTADGLKACKSFSQEGIPVNVTLVFSPNQALLAAKAGAKYVSPFIGRLDDIGQDGMSLIAEIKEIFSNYDFKTQILVASVRHPMHVVDAAKIGADVVTLPPDVLGKMLKHPLTDIGLKNFLADWEKLQQSNKS